A region of Plasmodium falciparum 3D7 genome assembly, chromosome: 12 DNA encodes the following proteins:
- a CDS encoding chitinase: protein MNFTVKYSFLVICLLCCLLSTYVSVIEGHRARPGESRKNPREIIKTFKESGKGIIQGYYPSWVSYNHNLKDLNPNLNVVHMSFAKMDLSYDSIESIVGSPLLFKSLIGLEYIGLNEYFNDAMNLRKARPDIIMLLSLGGETYHPSSFDSALNAVEKIANLVDELGFDGIDVDYEPNGSFDGLNDKEKADFFVQYVTKLREYMCDDKLISISQSSNGALSCIGFNDPKKICMDDEAPYNSKYFNKPDVKKELLRAAQMASAGGAIYLMNNLKDMIDMVFVQTFNYTNSTDSTVMKELYDSYAYYGKKYDYVIIMGFTLMFPSTPFNPNDKMLVKSIGDFVKTENKLNKRADGFGLWSLSSDNAAHNEQLAIEYFVESLH from the coding sequence atgaaTTTTACTGtgaaatattcatttttagttatttgtttattatgcTGTTTATTAAGCACTTATGTAAGTGTCATTGAGGGACATCGAGCACGACCAGGTGAATCAAGAAAAAACCCGagagaaattataaaaacatttaaaGAGAGTGGGAAAGGAATTATTCAAGGTTATTATCCATCATGGGTTTCTTATAATCATAACTTGAAAGATTTAAATCCTAATTTAAATGTTGTACATATGTCTTTTGCTAAGATGGATTTATCCTATGACAGTATAGAGAGTATTGTTGGTTCTCCTTTACTTTTCAAGTCATTAATAGGTTTAGAATATATAGGGTTAAACGAATATTTTAATGATGCCATGAATTTAAGAAAAGCTCGTCCAGATATTATTATGCTTTTATCTCTTGGAGGAGAAACATATCATCCAAGTTCATTTGATTCTGCTTTAAATGCTGTTGAGAAAATTGCAAATTTAGTTGATGAATTAGGATTTGATGGAATCGATGTTGATTATGAGCCTAATGGATCTTTTGATGGTTTGAACGATAAAGAGAAAGCTGATTTTTTCGTACAATATGTAACAAAATTGAGGGAATATATGTGTGATGATAAATTAATTTCTATATCTCAATCATCTAACGGAGCTTTAAGTTGTATAGGTTTTAATGATCCTAAGAAAATATGTATGGATGATGAAGCACCatataattcaaaatatttCAATAAACCTGATGTAAAAAAGGAGCTATTAAGAGCAGCGCAAATGGCTTCAGCTGGAGGagcaatatatttaatgaataaTTTAAAGGATATGATTGATATGGTGTTTGTACAAACCtttaattatacaaattCTACAGATTCAACAGTTATGAAAGAATTATATGATTCTTATGCTtattatggaaaaaaatatgattatgttattataatggGATTTACATTAATGTTTCCTTCAACCCCTTTTAATCCGAATGATAAAATGCTTGTAAAATCCATTGGTGATTTTGTAAAGActgaaaataaattaaataaaagagCAGACGGGTTTGGATTATGGTCTTTATCTTCTGATAATGCTGCACATAATGAACAATTAGCAATTGAATATTTCGTAGAATCTTTACATTAa
- a CDS encoding esterase, putative, whose protein sequence is MVENELINENNLTHKRLDGTPKLDSFFNKDGLLIRTYSWTVKKAIGIIVLIHGLNSHFRLQYLKHNADIISNDKAVLINSDEYYIYKDSWIERLNNEGYSVYGLDLQSHGKSDGWQNLRGNVNYFDDLVYDVIQYINKINSSVIKEREDPKEYSYSDYNYNFKNKMPNIVRSPLYIMGLSMGGNIALRVLELIGKSKEVNDNLNVKGCISLAGMISIDENASKIPFKFKYFFIPLSRYVAYFFPTFRPSPNLNFEKFPYINDIINFDKNRYDKWITMRFAHQLIEATRNLRDDMKYIPKDIPVLFIHSKDDCACYYEGVEIFFNKLGINNKELHTIYDMDHLLTMEPGNERVLDKVITWIKGLGEENDDNNSAQCMDDTNMLNAISHIEDEIIKRSNERVKLEKQNNDDFIAQKGNIEMFTVPLDNEKDLCNISDKEIIENNMTHSEVELVIN, encoded by the coding sequence atgGTTGAGAATGAATTAATTAATGAGAATAACTTAACTCATAAGAGGTTAGATGGAACGCCAAAACTTGATTCCTTTTTTAACAAGGATGGTTTATTAATAAGAACATATTCCTGGACAGTTAAGAAGGCAATAGGTATAATAGTTTTAATTCATGGTTTAAATTCTCATTTTCGGTTACAATATTTAAAACATAATGCAGATATCATAAGTAATGATAAAGCAGTATTGATAAATTCagatgaatattatatatataaggataGTTGGATAGAACGTTTGAATAATGAAGGATATTCTGTTTATGGTTTAGATTTGCAAAGTCATGGGAAATCAGATGGATGGCAGAATTTAAGAGGTAatgtaaattattttgatGACTTAGTATATGAtgttatacaatatattaataaaataaatagttCTGTAATAAAAGAAAGGGAAGATCCAAAGGAATATTCATATTcagattataattataattttaaaaataaaatgccTAATATTGTGAGATCtcctttatatattatgggTCTTTCTATGGGTGGAAATATTGCTTTGAGGGTCCTAGAATTAATAGGTAAATCAAAAGAAGTtaatgataatttaaatgtAAAAGGATGTATATCCTTAGCAGGTATGATATCGATTGATGAAAATGCATCTAAAATtccttttaaatttaaatatttttttataccttTATCAAGATATGTAGCTTATTTTTTTCCCACTTTTCGTCCTAGTCCCAATttaaattttgaaaaattcccttatataaatgatattataaattttgataAGAACAGATATGATAAATGGATAACTATGAGATTTGCGCATCAACTTATAGAAGCAACAAGAAATTTACGGGAcgatatgaaatatataccGAAAGACATACctgtattatttattcacTCGAAGGATGACTGTGCATGTTATTATGAAGGggttgaaattttttttaataaattaggaattaataataaagaactTCATACAATATATGATATGGATCATCTCCTAACCATGGAGCCAGGAAATGAAAGAGTCCTGGATAAGGTTATTACGTGGATTAAAGGTTTAGGagaagaaaatgatgataataattcagCACAATGTATGGATGATACAAATATGCTTAATGCTATTTCACACATTGaagatgaaataataaaaagaagcaATGAACGCGTAAAActtgaaaaacaaaataatgatgattttATTGCACAAAAGGGAAATATTGAAATGTTTACTGTACCTTTAGATAATGAAAAGGATCTTTGTAATATTAgtgataaagaaataattgaAAACAATATGACACATTCGGAGGTAGAACTTGTAATTAATTGA